From a single Streptomyces sp. NBC_01264 genomic region:
- a CDS encoding helicase HerA-like domain-containing protein codes for MSQSTDSASPAASPAGQIATGYAFTGPALDLGALLWDGACLPEHQIRIPLSMLNRHGLVAGATGTGKTKTLQLIAEQLSANGVPVFLADIKGDVSGISAPGTANEKIGERAKDVAQEWEGAGFPSEFYSLGGIGPGIPLRSTVTSFGPVLMSKVLQLNQTQEQSLGLIFHYADTKGLELIDLKDLRAVVAFLVSDKGKPELKGIGGLSTVTAGVILRALTAFEQQGAAEFFGEPEFDTSEFLRTAADGRGLVSVLELPAVQDKPQLFSTFLMWLLADLYTDLPEVGDLEKPKLVFFFDEAHLLFNGASKAFLEAITQTVRLIRSKGIGVFFVTQTPKDVPADVLAQLGNRVQHALRAFTPDDAKALKATVKTFPNSAYDLEELLTQLGTGEAVITVLSENGAPTPVAATRLRAPQSLMGPIDAAALDQAVKSSLLYSRYAEPIDRESAYEKISAEQAAAEAEAEAAAAAAEAEKQAKAAAKAAPKPDPSLAEQVVGSGLFRSLARSIGTQLGREISRSIFGTARRRR; via the coding sequence ATGAGCCAGAGCACCGACTCCGCATCCCCTGCCGCGTCCCCCGCCGGCCAGATCGCCACGGGGTACGCCTTCACCGGACCCGCGCTCGATCTGGGAGCCCTGCTCTGGGACGGGGCCTGCCTGCCGGAGCACCAGATCCGGATCCCGCTGTCGATGCTCAACCGGCACGGACTGGTCGCGGGCGCCACCGGGACCGGCAAGACCAAGACGCTGCAGCTGATCGCCGAGCAGCTGTCGGCCAACGGCGTTCCGGTCTTCCTCGCGGACATCAAGGGCGATGTCTCGGGGATCTCCGCGCCCGGCACGGCCAACGAGAAGATCGGCGAACGCGCCAAGGACGTGGCCCAGGAATGGGAGGGCGCAGGATTTCCCAGCGAGTTCTACTCGCTGGGCGGGATCGGACCCGGAATCCCCCTCCGGTCCACCGTGACGAGCTTCGGCCCGGTGCTGATGTCCAAGGTGCTCCAGCTCAACCAGACGCAGGAGCAGTCGCTGGGGCTGATCTTCCACTACGCCGATACCAAGGGCCTGGAGCTGATCGACCTCAAGGACCTGCGGGCCGTCGTCGCCTTCCTCGTCTCGGACAAGGGGAAGCCCGAGCTCAAGGGCATCGGCGGACTCTCCACGGTGACCGCCGGAGTGATTCTTCGGGCGCTCACCGCCTTCGAACAGCAGGGGGCGGCGGAATTCTTCGGCGAGCCCGAATTCGACACCAGCGAATTCCTGCGGACGGCGGCGGACGGGCGCGGCCTGGTCTCCGTACTGGAGCTCCCGGCGGTGCAGGACAAACCGCAGCTCTTCTCCACCTTCCTGATGTGGCTGCTTGCGGACCTGTACACCGATCTTCCGGAAGTCGGCGATCTGGAGAAGCCCAAGCTGGTCTTCTTCTTCGACGAGGCGCACCTGCTGTTCAACGGGGCCTCGAAGGCCTTCCTCGAAGCCATCACGCAGACGGTCCGGCTGATCCGTTCCAAGGGCATCGGCGTCTTCTTCGTCACCCAAACCCCCAAGGACGTGCCGGCCGACGTGCTGGCGCAGCTCGGCAACCGGGTGCAGCACGCGCTGCGCGCCTTCACCCCGGACGACGCGAAGGCGCTGAAGGCGACGGTGAAGACCTTCCCGAACTCCGCCTACGACCTGGAGGAGCTGCTGACCCAGCTGGGCACGGGCGAGGCCGTGATCACGGTGCTCAGCGAGAACGGCGCGCCGACACCGGTCGCGGCGACCCGGCTGCGGGCCCCGCAGTCGCTGATGGGGCCGATCGACGCGGCCGCGCTCGACCAGGCGGTGAAGTCCTCGCTGCTCTACTCGCGGTACGCGGAGCCCATCGACCGGGAATCGGCGTACGAGAAGATCTCCGCCGAGCAGGCGGCGGCGGAGGCGGAAGCCGAGGCGGCGGCGGCCGCGGCGGAGGCGGAGAAGCAGGCGAAGGCGGCCGCGAAGGCCGCGCCGAAGCCAGATCCCTCGCTGGCGGAGCAGGTGGTGGGCAGCGGGCTCTTCCGCTCGCTGGCCCGGTCGATCGGTACCCAACTGGGCCGCGAGATCTCCCGGTCCATCTTCGGCACGGCCAGGCGGCGCCGCTGA
- a CDS encoding type II toxin-antitoxin system VapB family antitoxin, which translates to MIFKRIGNRRPYPDHGRETTRQWSDVAPRPVRLDQLVTTKGQLDLETLLAEDSTFYGDLFAHVVKWQGDLYLEDGLHRAVRAALQQRQVLHARVLELG; encoded by the coding sequence GTGATCTTCAAGCGCATCGGAAATAGGCGGCCGTACCCCGACCACGGCAGGGAAACCACCCGGCAGTGGTCGGATGTCGCCCCGCGCCCGGTCCGGCTCGACCAGCTTGTGACCACCAAGGGCCAGCTCGACCTCGAAACGCTGCTCGCCGAGGATTCGACCTTCTACGGGGACCTCTTCGCCCACGTCGTGAAGTGGCAGGGCGACCTGTACCTGGAGGACGGTCTGCACCGCGCCGTCCGCGCCGCGCTCCAGCAGCGCCAGGTCCTGCACGCGCGCGTCCTCGAACTGGGCTGA
- a CDS encoding LytR C-terminal domain-containing protein, with amino-acid sequence MSMLTPPGMGGKYKVTGAAYPRMTRPRRRRRIVLVVLGSIIGLALIAYGAVQLIDVFGGDADKRKTAAAAKDCATPAPKAGSTASAAPQVVLPPPAGITVNVYNATPRAGLAKAVGDELKSRGFAIGKVGNAPAHFDKKVPGAGILVGSPQTDKAAFSVLGTNLAGATQQTDARESADIDLILGDAFKELTPKADADKALAVLANPRPAPAKKC; translated from the coding sequence ATGAGCATGCTCACTCCCCCTGGCATGGGCGGAAAGTACAAGGTCACGGGAGCGGCTTACCCCCGCATGACCCGCCCTCGACGCCGTCGCCGGATCGTCCTCGTGGTGCTCGGATCGATCATCGGGCTCGCCCTGATCGCTTACGGGGCCGTGCAGCTCATCGACGTGTTCGGCGGTGACGCGGACAAACGCAAGACCGCCGCCGCGGCCAAGGACTGCGCCACCCCCGCCCCCAAGGCGGGCTCCACCGCCTCCGCCGCGCCGCAGGTCGTGCTCCCGCCGCCCGCAGGCATCACGGTCAACGTCTACAACGCGACCCCGCGCGCGGGCCTGGCCAAGGCCGTGGGTGATGAGCTCAAGAGCCGCGGCTTCGCCATCGGCAAGGTCGGCAACGCCCCCGCCCACTTCGACAAGAAGGTCCCGGGCGCCGGGATACTGGTCGGCTCGCCGCAGACGGACAAGGCCGCCTTCTCCGTCCTGGGCACCAACCTCGCCGGCGCCACCCAGCAGACCGACGCCCGCGAGAGCGCGGACATCGACCTGATCCTGGGCGACGCCTTCAAGGAGCTCACGCCGAAGGCCGACGCGGACAAGGCCCTCGCCGTCCTGGCCAACCCCCGGCCCGCGCCCGCCAAGAAGTGCTGA
- the upp gene encoding uracil phosphoribosyltransferase — protein MRLLVVDHPLVAHKLTTLRDKRTDSPTFRRLADELVTLLAYEATRDVRTEQADIVTPVGPTTGVKLSYPRPLVVPILRAGLGMLDGMVRLLPTAEVGFLGMVRNEETLEASTYATRMPEDLSGRQVYVVDPMLATGGTLVAAIRELIKRGADDVTAVVLLAAPEGVEVMERELAGTPVTVVTAAVDERLNEQGYIVPGLGDAGDRMYGSAE, from the coding sequence GTGCGTTTGCTGGTCGTGGATCACCCCTTGGTGGCGCACAAACTCACCACTCTGCGCGACAAGCGCACCGACTCCCCCACCTTCCGGCGCCTCGCCGACGAGCTGGTGACCCTGCTCGCGTACGAGGCCACCCGGGACGTGCGCACCGAGCAGGCCGACATCGTCACCCCGGTCGGCCCGACCACCGGCGTGAAGCTCTCCTACCCGCGGCCGCTGGTCGTACCGATCCTGCGCGCCGGTCTCGGCATGCTCGACGGCATGGTGCGGCTGCTGCCGACCGCCGAGGTGGGCTTCCTCGGCATGGTCCGCAACGAGGAGACCCTGGAGGCCTCCACGTACGCGACGCGCATGCCGGAGGACCTCTCGGGCCGCCAGGTCTACGTGGTGGACCCGATGCTCGCCACCGGCGGCACGCTGGTCGCGGCGATCAGGGAGCTCATCAAGCGCGGTGCGGACGACGTGACCGCGGTGGTGCTGCTGGCCGCGCCCGAGGGCGTCGAGGTCATGGAGCGCGAGCTGGCGGGCACGCCGGTGACGGTGGTGACGGCCGCGGTGGACGAGCGGCTCAACGAGCAGGGCTACATCGTGCCGGGACTGGGCGACGCGGGCGACCGCATGTACGGCTCGGCGGAGTAG
- a CDS encoding universal stress protein yields the protein MTHAMVIAAVDGSEHSLKALEWARAAAVRHGTGLVVAHVLSDSVQLYAARRSSLQDRTEPEEVEDPVSGRIRAHLAAGGKLPSEVRYESLEGSVPEALRDIGEGARMLVMGSRGRGGFAALLLGSNSRAVATSAACPVVVVAHEARGVDAASQASAGRVVVGLHAAETPDNVLDFAFTEAAARGTTLQVVSAYSIPPSPTMVIDSPFAVIPPEALVGEDENAVPAEREMLRSQTERLAPFRAKYPTVPVEQAAVPGDAAGRLVDTSNSAALVVVGRHHPRRHIRSLMIGSVANAVLQHAHGPVAIVPTLSEAEESGLSESD from the coding sequence ATGACCCACGCAATGGTGATCGCCGCCGTAGACGGATCCGAACACAGCCTCAAGGCCCTCGAGTGGGCAAGGGCTGCGGCAGTGCGCCACGGCACCGGGCTCGTCGTCGCCCACGTCCTGTCCGACAGCGTCCAGCTGTACGCGGCACGCCGTTCCTCCCTCCAGGACCGCACCGAGCCCGAAGAGGTCGAGGACCCCGTCAGCGGACGCATACGGGCCCACCTGGCGGCCGGGGGCAAGCTGCCCTCCGAGGTCCGCTACGAGTCCCTGGAGGGCTCCGTCCCGGAGGCCCTGCGGGACATCGGGGAGGGCGCCCGGATGCTGGTGATGGGCTCCCGGGGCCGCGGCGGCTTCGCCGCGCTGCTGCTCGGCTCGAACAGCCGCGCCGTGGCCACCAGTGCCGCCTGCCCGGTGGTCGTGGTCGCGCACGAGGCGCGCGGAGTGGACGCGGCCTCCCAGGCCTCGGCCGGGCGGGTCGTGGTGGGGCTGCACGCCGCGGAGACGCCCGACAACGTACTGGACTTCGCGTTCACCGAGGCCGCCGCGCGGGGCACCACCCTCCAGGTGGTCTCGGCGTACAGCATCCCGCCCTCGCCGACGATGGTGATCGACAGCCCGTTCGCGGTGATCCCGCCGGAGGCGCTGGTGGGGGAGGACGAGAACGCGGTGCCGGCCGAGCGGGAGATGCTCCGCTCCCAGACGGAGCGGCTCGCACCGTTCCGGGCGAAGTACCCGACGGTGCCCGTCGAGCAGGCCGCGGTGCCCGGGGACGCGGCCGGGCGCCTCGTCGACACCTCGAACTCGGCGGCACTTGTCGTGGTGGGCCGCCACCACCCGCGCCGGCACATCCGGTCCCTGATGATCGGCTCGGTCGCGAACGCCGTGCTGCAGCACGCGCACGGGCCGGTGGCGATCGTCCCGACGCTGTCGGAGGCCGAGGAGTCGGGTTTGTCGGAATCTGACTGA
- the tadA gene encoding tRNA adenosine(34) deaminase TadA, giving the protein MRLALREAARAVPAGDVPVGAVVLGPDGTLLASGHNEREATGDPTAHAEVLALRRAATALGEWRLPGCTLVVTLEPCVMCAGALVQSRVARVVYGAPDEKAGAAGSLWDLVRDRRLNHRPEVISGVLAGECARQLTDFFRDL; this is encoded by the coding sequence ATGCGCCTGGCGCTCCGGGAGGCCGCCCGGGCGGTGCCGGCCGGCGACGTGCCGGTCGGCGCCGTGGTGCTCGGCCCGGACGGCACGCTCCTCGCCTCCGGGCACAACGAGCGGGAGGCGACCGGCGACCCGACGGCGCACGCCGAGGTACTGGCGCTGCGCCGGGCGGCCACCGCCCTCGGGGAATGGCGGCTCCCGGGGTGCACCCTCGTGGTGACCCTGGAGCCGTGCGTGATGTGCGCGGGCGCCCTCGTGCAGTCACGCGTGGCCCGGGTCGTCTACGGGGCGCCCGACGAGAAGGCGGGCGCCGCCGGGTCGCTGTGGGACCTCGTACGGGACCGCCGGCTCAACCACCGGCCCGAGGTGATCTCGGGCGTGCTCGCGGGGGAGTGCGCGCGGCAGCTCACGGACTTCTTCCGCGACCTCTGA
- a CDS encoding RNA polymerase sigma factor SigF, with the protein MPASTAPEVPPQQDPQQEQPHHPHEPHRDCAQAPHQGPHRDSPQAPHQAPHQAHPDSPQPPPQEAHVPPQQEAVEEPAVAPRPQSRGADTRALTQVLFGQLKDLEPGTSEHSRVRGALIEANIPLVRYAAARFRSRNEPMEDVIQVGTIGLINAIDRFDPERGVQFPTFAMPTVVGEIKRYFRDNVRTVHVPRRLHELWVQVNAATEDLTTLHGRTPTTPEIAERLRIGEDEVLSCIEAGRSYHATSLEAAQEGDGLPGLLDRLGYEDPELAGVEHRDLVRHLLVQLPEREQRILLLRYYNNLTQSQISAELGVSQMHVSRLLARSFARLRSANRIEA; encoded by the coding sequence GTGCCGGCCAGTACTGCGCCCGAGGTGCCGCCCCAGCAGGACCCGCAACAGGAGCAGCCCCACCATCCGCACGAACCACACCGGGACTGCGCCCAGGCCCCGCACCAGGGCCCGCACCGGGACTCCCCGCAGGCGCCGCACCAGGCCCCGCACCAGGCGCACCCGGACTCCCCGCAGCCCCCGCCGCAGGAGGCCCACGTACCGCCCCAGCAGGAGGCTGTCGAGGAGCCTGCGGTCGCCCCCAGGCCGCAGAGCCGGGGGGCCGACACCCGGGCCCTCACCCAGGTGCTGTTCGGGCAGCTGAAGGACCTGGAGCCGGGCACCAGCGAGCACTCCCGGGTCCGCGGGGCCCTCATCGAGGCCAACATCCCGCTCGTCCGGTACGCGGCGGCCCGCTTCCGCAGCCGCAACGAGCCGATGGAGGACGTGATCCAGGTCGGCACGATCGGCCTGATCAACGCGATCGACCGGTTCGACCCCGAGCGCGGAGTGCAGTTCCCGACCTTCGCGATGCCGACCGTGGTGGGCGAGATCAAGCGGTACTTCCGCGACAACGTCCGCACCGTCCACGTCCCGCGCCGCCTCCACGAGCTGTGGGTCCAGGTCAACGCCGCCACCGAGGACCTCACCACCCTGCACGGCCGCACCCCGACCACCCCCGAGATCGCCGAGCGGCTGCGCATCGGCGAGGACGAGGTGCTCTCGTGCATCGAGGCCGGCCGCAGCTACCACGCGACCTCCCTGGAGGCCGCCCAGGAGGGCGACGGGCTCCCCGGCCTGCTCGACCGCCTCGGCTACGAGGACCCCGAGCTGGCCGGCGTGGAACACCGCGACCTGGTCCGCCACCTCCTCGTACAACTGCCCGAGCGCGAGCAGCGGATCCTCCTCCTGCGGTACTACAACAATCTGACCCAGTCGCAGATCAGCGCCGAGCTCGGTGTCTCCCAGATGCACGTCTCCCGACTCCTCGCCCGGAGCTTCGCCCGGCTGAGATCCGCAAACAGGATCGAGGCCTAA
- a CDS encoding RNA polymerase sigma factor SigF: protein MSVDQGSSQVLTLVKQREVPAVSHRSEAIDTRIDTRTLSRSLFKRLAGLDADSPERTYVRDTLIELNLPLVRYAAARFRSRNEPMEDIVQVGTIGLIKAIDRFDCERGVEFPTFAMPTVVGEIKRFFRDTSWSVRVPRRLQELRLALTKASDELAQKLDRSPTVPELAAVLGVSEEDVVDGLAVGNAYTASSLDSPSPEDEGGEGSLADRLGYEDTALEGVEYRESLKPLLAKLPPRERQIIMLRFFANMTQSQIGEEVGISQMHVSRLLTRTLAQLRVGLIGE, encoded by the coding sequence ATGTCCGTAGACCAGGGCAGCTCACAGGTGCTCACGCTCGTCAAGCAGCGTGAAGTGCCGGCAGTGTCCCACCGCTCGGAAGCCATCGACACCCGGATCGACACCCGCACGCTCTCCCGCTCCCTCTTCAAGCGCCTCGCCGGCCTCGATGCGGACAGTCCCGAGCGGACGTACGTGCGCGACACCCTGATCGAGCTGAACCTCCCCCTAGTGCGCTACGCCGCGGCCCGCTTCCGCAGCCGCAACGAGCCCATGGAGGACATCGTCCAGGTCGGCACGATCGGGCTGATCAAGGCGATCGACCGGTTCGACTGCGAACGCGGGGTGGAGTTCCCGACCTTCGCCATGCCGACGGTCGTCGGTGAGATCAAACGGTTCTTCCGGGACACCTCCTGGTCCGTGCGCGTCCCGCGCCGGCTCCAGGAGCTGCGACTCGCCCTCACCAAGGCCAGTGACGAGCTCGCCCAGAAGCTCGACCGCTCGCCGACCGTGCCGGAGCTCGCGGCCGTGCTCGGGGTCTCGGAGGAGGACGTCGTCGACGGCCTCGCCGTGGGCAACGCGTACACCGCCTCCTCGCTCGACTCGCCCTCCCCCGAGGACGAGGGCGGCGAGGGCTCGCTCGCGGACCGCCTCGGGTACGAGGACACCGCACTGGAGGGCGTCGAGTACCGCGAGTCGCTCAAGCCCCTGCTGGCCAAGCTCCCGCCGCGGGAACGGCAGATCATCATGCTGCGGTTCTTCGCGAACATGACCCAGTCGCAGATCGGCGAAGAGGTCGGCATCTCCCAGATGCACGTCTCCCGGCTGCTCACGCGCACGCTCGCGCAGCTCCGCGTCGGCCTGATCGGCGAATAG